In the genome of Carya illinoinensis cultivar Pawnee chromosome 13, C.illinoinensisPawnee_v1, whole genome shotgun sequence, the window TACAAAGTGTCCGACCCACGATTCAGAAACAAAGACTTTTAACAGAATTCAGGTTAAAATCGAACAAGCACATTACCCATTTAGTTGGTCTGAGCCTCGGAAGAATTTGCAGGGGTATCTCGGAGTCCGATCCCTGAAAACTGAAAAACGAATGTTTCGTTGATAGAAACAGGATTTGAACTGATAATCGAAACGGAGGAGCCGAGGGCACAAGAGCCCTCCTAGACGAAGAACCAACATTGTCGGGACGACACGAAAAGTCGCGTGGAATGTGATTTCGAAAACCCAACAAAAAATCGCGTGGGATGTAGAATTGTACAGTGCCATCCATTACCGAGAGCCATgtctattttatttgtattatactTATACTTAACTGGAGAAATTATTGAattattgtattaaaagatttttaaaaaataatttcattttgaaatttgaattcttGCCTTAGGCCACAGTGTGCATTGAGCCACCTCTGTAAATGAACCAATTTCAAGAAATTGACCACTTTTATACTTTCACTATTTTAAGAAAGTTCAACATGCTagagttttaaaatgaaaactaatatttattttgaaatttaaaaataaatgaatattttccaTAAAATAGGCCTTTTAGATCAGAAAAATAGGCTGCAGCATCATGGGCAGTTTGAGTAGAGAAATATTGGAAGAAACTACCGTtagctaaataaaaataataataataataataattcattcATTTATCTCTttctatcaatttaaatttttaaaataaatatgatatcataattaagttttaaattcaaatcttaactctattttttatttaatttaattaaatatttatatattaaacccACTTATTAAGTGAGAGTCTCTGacatgcatgcaaatggagtcttaagatatatataaaaaattaaatatttctctTTCCATTAGTTTACTAAGACTTCAAAACAAGTTTTGATtttctattatcatttttaGTTGTACGGCATGAATAAATTTATGTTGTATAATAGTTGATGAtgcattaaaaaacaaaacaaaactcaacTATAtaagctaaaaagaaaaaaaaaattatcaacaaaGAATTGTATTTATACTTTACGAGAAATAATACTTATAATCATGAGTgtgcaattattttaaaaaaattaataaatataaaatttatataaaaaatttaattttttaataataaattttattaattttttaaaacgagTATACAcactttataactatatataacattttttttaaaaataattaacttatattCAAAGAAAATAGTACACAgataatatatactttttacgtggacaaataatatttattcatgGTTCATTTTATGTTGGAAAAAGCTTGTATACCCTTCCCATTTGACCGCCCAAAATAGTCATTTTGTtcttttacttagtgattaaaaaaataattttaaatgtattgatatattttttatttttttaaaaatatataagtctaTTAAAAAttgtgataaaaaattaaaaaattatatttttaaaaaataaaatataaaaaatagaaaaacgtAACGAGCGGTGTAATCTGAGCGGCAAGGTATCGCCACTCATCTTACCACAAAAAATTTGTTGTCAAAATATTATTtcggatttttattttttaaggacCGAGGCCGCCATTCCTTTCGATTTCGTTCGAGACACGAGTAAACACTGCCATTGCTCGAACCATCTACAATCTCGGATTAATTTACGCTGCGCGTAGAAAAGATTTGCACTCTTCCGTTCAATTGGGtatgtatttttctctttaccTTCTACATCCTTTTTTGGTTGCTGTTGTCTGGTACTAAATTAGTCTGGTTTTCCATTTGCAGCTCCCCAATCTTTATTCTTCCCGTATATTCCGAACATTCTAAATTCCTTATTTCACAGCTTAGTATCTTTGAAAGGATTGTAATTCTGATTGTACATATACCGATATACTCTACAGTTTTGGCAACTTTTGTTACTGGAAAACATGaactagtttttttttccattcggTTAGCGCTGTTAATAGCTTTCCGCTCGGTCATCGTTTCGGATgcttatttttacatatttggaAGACAAGAAGAGAGATCCCGCTTTGGGTTCTTCGAGTTAGTGAGAAAAAGATACGGACatgctttttttgttgtttaagAGGTAGTAGCAGCAATGAAAAactcagtatatatatatattttttttatgttcatgTTCTCCTAGATAATTTCTCAGTTACCGGATACGGGACAATATCTCGTATTCTTCAAGTATTTACCGTTTGCAGGATGCGAATGACTTAAGATTTCACCTCAAATGATAGAAGCTTTGAGGATCGCGAGGACAATGGATGagttctcttttttaaaaccttTTTGTTATAGGCGGGGgtcattgattttaatggacTAAATGTTCATGATTTTCTACTTGTGGTTGTAAACCCTATTTAGGTACTTCTCACgtatactaataaaaaaaaggtaattctcatgtatacttcatgtgtacttAGGCGATGTCTTatcttatgaataaaacttcttgattacccataaaaataaataaataaatataaataaaaataaaaatctaggcTTGTTTGAATTTGTTATCTGGCTTTAGAAATTATGGAAACAAATCTGAGAACATCAAGGGCTTTGCTGATTTATAGTTGTTTCTGATTTAATGTGCACTATGTAGGTGTCTTGAACCAAACGGGATTTTTTGGATTCTTTTTTACCAAGTTTGATATTAGTTTGATACAAGTATTTTATCAATGGGCACTTCTGAAGCAGTTCTGCAAATTTTGTGTGGGGCTGGACCTCGTCTTTTCTATAGTAACCCGTGTTTTAGCAAATCAAACTCAAGATGTGCATTTGAGTTCCATTTCAAATGCTCGAGGAGAAGAGCCTCAAGTTGTTCGCAATTTCTCAAGCGCTCAAGTATGCTACAGTATGGAGTTCGAGGGATAGGCAGTGGTTTTCTTAGAAATGCAAAAATTGATCCTTCTTGTCTTCAGCACTGCAAATGCCAAAGGGATGAGAGTGTAGGTGGTATAACTTCTGAAGATGGTGTTGGGACATGGTTTGTGGATAATGCAAAGAAATTAAATCCCATAAACGGTATGGTAAATGCATCAAATATTCTGGAGTTTCAGGAGTTAAAACAGGAAAATGAGGTTATGACATTTAATGGAACAAATGGAGCCCTGGGAGATACAACATTTCACAAGGTTAGTATAGACTCCATTGAGGATGAAGCATGGGAATTACTCCGGGAGTCGATGGTTTATTATTGTGGCAGTCCAATTGGAACAATTGCGGCAAAAGATCCGACTAGTTCCAATACGTTAAATTATGATCAGGTTTTTATTCGAGATTTCATACCTTCTGGCATAGCTTTCTTATTGAAGGGGGAGTATGAGATTGTTCGAAACTTCATTCTTCATACGCTTCAGTTGCAGGTAATCCATTAGTCAATGATGCTGACAGTTCAATGCTTGGGACAAGTCGTTTGCCAAGCTTATTTTGTCATGTTAAAGTTTGCTTTTCATATGCTTTTTGATGTGAAAGatacatttatttaaattattattggcTATACATCGATTATAAtcgattataatttttttgttgcaCCAACTCCttgaaatattgttttaatgCAATAGTTAATATGAGATCTGCTGTCACAGTTCAGCAACAGAACTTTTCTTTATGTCACTGTAAATCAACAAAATAGATCCAATTTCTATAGTGCGATATTTGCATGGGATTCATGGCTGCCTGTAAAGTCggttgcatatatatttttatatatatgtatatattgtcATACACTATGCTCGTTGCATATGCAAGTCCATTTGAGGAAATTACTCGTAATCAAttggaaatattattaattcccTTTTTGTACGCATGAATCACTGTACTGCAGAGTTGGGAGAAAACAATGGATTGTCATAGTCCTGGTCAAGGGCTGATGCCTGCTAGCTTCAAGGTGCGCACAGTTCCTCTGGATGGTGATGATTATGCAACAGAAGAGGTATTGGATCCTGACTTTGGAGAGGCTGCAATTGGCCGTGTTGCACCAGTTGATTCTGGTCAGTTTTCTCATAAGGTCAACGGGTTTTCTAAAGAGAAAAATCTCATGCTTACCTTAGTTTCATGCAATGCTGAATCTTGATTGGGCTATTGTCAATTTCAGGATTATGGTGGATTATTTTATTGCGTGCCTATGGGAAATGCTCTGGGGACCTCTCTGTTCAGGAGAGAGTTGATGTGCAAACAGGAATTAAGATGATTCTAAAGCTATGTATTGCTGATGGTTTTGATATGTTTCCTACATTATTAGTGACAGATGGTTCCTGCATGATAGATCGCCGAATGGGAATTCATGGCCATCCTTTAGAAATACAGGTATATAAGCTCTCGTATTGTCTTTGAATGGTCACTTTAGATAACTTTCAAAAGCGTCTCTAATTTTGAATGTGGAGATTGCTTTGGCAATATGAGACTTTGAAAAGAAGggggaaaaatattaaatgatttctgggattttttttttttttgataaataataattatcattttttttttctgggaatattttattttggattttttttgtttcattacAAATAGCATGCAAAATGATATTTAATTAGCGAGTTCTTGTTACTCATCaagaaaaagaatcaaaaggTTATTTGGAAGCTCAGGCTGTACTACGTGTAACATTTGTAACACATGTTTTGTACCCTCTCGTTGTTTCCAAGTAAGGGTACTAGTATCCGAGTCTGATATGATTGTTTTATTCTTGTAGGCACTATTTTATTCAGCATTACTATGCGCACGCGAAATGCTTGCTCCAGAGGATGGATCTGCTGATCTTCTGCGGGCTCTGAACAATCGTCTGGTAGCCCTGTCATTTCATATCAGGGAGTATTATTGGATTGATTCGAAAAAACTGAACGAGATTTACCGTTATAAGACTGAAGAATACTCATATGATGCAGTTAATAAGTTCAATATTTACCCAGATCAGATTTCTCCTTGGTTGGTGGAATGGATACCCAATAAAGGGGGCTATCTAATTGGAAACCTGCAACCAGCTCACATGGATTTCCGATTTTTTTCTCTAGGAAACTTGTGGTCTGT includes:
- the LOC122291417 gene encoding neutral/alkaline invertase 3, chloroplastic-like, producing MGTSEAVLQILCGAGPRLFYSNPCFSKSNSRCAFEFHFKCSRRRASSCSQFLKRSSMLQYGVRGIGSGFLRNAKIDPSCLQHCKCQRDESVGGITSEDGVGTWFVDNAKKLNPINGMVNASNILEFQELKQENEVMTFNGTNGALGDTTFHKVSIDSIEDEAWELLRESMVYYCGSPIGTIAAKDPTSSNTLNYDQVFIRDFIPSGIAFLLKGEYEIVRNFILHTLQLQSWEKTMDCHSPGQGLMPASFKVRTVPLDGDDYATEEVLDPDFGEAAIGRVAPVDSGLWWIILLRAYGKCSGDLSVQERVDVQTGIKMILKLCIADGFDMFPTLLVTDGSCMIDRRMGIHGHPLEIQALFYSALLCAREMLAPEDGSADLLRALNNRLVALSFHIREYYWIDSKKLNEIYRYKTEEYSYDAVNKFNIYPDQISPWLVEWIPNKGGYLIGNLQPAHMDFRFFSLGNLWSVVSSLATADQSHAILDLIEAKWVDLVADMPFKICYPALEGREWQIITGSDPKNTPWSYHNAGSWPTLLWQFTVACIKMNRPEIAARAVEIAEKRVSKDNWPEYYDTKRGRFIGKQARLFQTWSIAGYLVAKLLLADPNKAKILVTEEDSELVNAFSCMISANPRRKRGRKDLKQTYIV